One genomic region from Amycolatopsis sp. FBCC-B4732 encodes:
- a CDS encoding glycine betaine ABC transporter substrate-binding protein yields MRRTLAAVSALVVVLAAGCTIGKDESGPQVGQGSIKKIDALSGAQIRVSSKEFDEQLLLGQIAVVALQAAGASPQDKTNITGSSNVRQALTSGAVDLYWEYTGTAWISYLKQTKPIADAQAQYDAVKQADAANKVTWWARSPANDTYALAGNPAAIARTGVKTLSDYAALVKRDPAAASTCIGPEFKSRDDGFPGLEKTYGFDLPAPQEHLLNDAVIYPTVGKGDTCGFGEVASTDGRVAGQKLVVLEDDKHFFPTYNPAISIASGVAQKYPQLEQVFTPIAAKLDTATLTELNKKVSVDGQKPAEVARDWLKSAGFIS; encoded by the coding sequence ATGCGACGCACGCTCGCCGCCGTTTCCGCACTCGTCGTGGTGCTGGCCGCCGGCTGCACGATCGGCAAGGACGAGTCCGGCCCCCAAGTGGGTCAGGGGTCGATCAAGAAGATCGACGCGCTGAGCGGCGCGCAGATCCGGGTCAGCTCCAAGGAGTTCGACGAACAGCTGCTGCTGGGCCAGATCGCCGTCGTCGCGCTGCAGGCGGCGGGGGCGAGCCCGCAGGACAAGACGAACATCACCGGCTCGAGCAACGTCCGCCAGGCGCTGACCAGCGGCGCGGTCGACCTGTACTGGGAGTACACCGGCACCGCCTGGATCAGCTACCTCAAGCAGACCAAGCCGATCGCCGACGCGCAGGCGCAGTACGACGCGGTCAAGCAGGCCGACGCCGCGAACAAGGTCACGTGGTGGGCGCGTTCGCCGGCGAACGACACCTACGCGCTGGCCGGCAACCCGGCGGCGATCGCCCGCACCGGCGTCAAGACGCTCTCGGACTACGCGGCACTGGTGAAGCGCGACCCCGCCGCGGCCTCGACGTGCATCGGCCCGGAGTTCAAGAGCCGCGACGACGGCTTCCCGGGCCTGGAGAAGACGTACGGCTTCGACCTGCCGGCCCCGCAGGAGCACCTGCTCAACGACGCGGTGATCTATCCGACGGTCGGCAAGGGCGACACGTGCGGCTTCGGCGAGGTGGCCTCGACGGACGGCCGCGTGGCGGGGCAGAAGCTGGTCGTGCTGGAGGACGACAAGCACTTCTTCCCGACGTACAACCCGGCCATCTCGATCGCGTCGGGGGTGGCGCAGAAGTACCCGCAGCTCGAGCAGGTCTTCACGCCGATCGCGGCGAAGCTGGACACGGCGACGTTGACGGAGCTGAACAAGAAGGTGAGCGTGGACGGCCAGAAGCCGGCGGAGGTGGCCCGCGACTGGCTGAAGTCGGCGGGCTTCATCAGCTGA
- a CDS encoding sugar ABC transporter ATP-binding protein, translating to MSLLSVRGIVKSFPGVRALDGVDLDVEPGEVHCLLGQNGAGKSTLIKVLAGAHQPDTGEITWQGEPVSLGSPVDALRLGIATMYQELDLVPGLSVADNIFLGHERARFGFTRISQARDEAARLMARLGHPGIRPSTEVGKLSAAGQQLVSMARALAHDARLLVMDEPTAALAGEEVDNLFRIVGELTADGVAVVYISHRLEELRRIGHRVTVLKDGRTVGTGLDARTTPTADLVALMAGRKVETVFGPRHEGHAKTTPVLEVANLARTGEFEDVSFTVHAGEVVGIAGLVGSGRSELLETIFGARKADRGTVAVQGKPLRPGSVLNAVKAGIGLAPEERKSQGLLLDLPVVHNVTLASLGRYAKLGFTERSRELDDAGASLRRLDLRPADPRRIVRTLSGGNQQKAVLARWLVRGCRVLLLDEPTRGVDVGARAELYRLIDELAATGVAIVLVSSEIPEVLGLSDRVLVLREGRVLADRPSGGLTEAEVLDVILEGSAA from the coding sequence ATGAGCTTGTTGTCGGTCCGCGGGATCGTGAAGAGCTTTCCCGGCGTCCGCGCGCTCGACGGCGTCGACCTCGACGTCGAACCGGGCGAGGTGCACTGCCTGCTCGGGCAGAACGGCGCCGGCAAGTCGACGCTCATCAAGGTCCTCGCCGGCGCCCACCAGCCCGACACGGGGGAGATCACCTGGCAGGGCGAACCCGTCTCGCTCGGCTCCCCGGTCGACGCCCTGCGCCTGGGCATCGCCACCATGTACCAGGAACTCGACCTGGTGCCCGGGCTTTCGGTGGCCGACAACATCTTCCTCGGCCACGAACGCGCCCGCTTCGGGTTCACGCGCATCTCGCAGGCCCGTGACGAAGCCGCCCGGCTGATGGCCCGGCTCGGCCACCCCGGCATCCGCCCGTCGACCGAGGTCGGCAAGCTCTCCGCCGCCGGGCAGCAGCTGGTGTCGATGGCCCGCGCGCTGGCCCACGACGCCCGGCTGCTCGTGATGGACGAACCCACCGCCGCGTTGGCCGGCGAGGAGGTCGACAACCTCTTCCGCATCGTCGGCGAGCTGACCGCCGACGGCGTCGCGGTCGTCTACATCTCACACCGGCTCGAGGAACTGCGCCGGATCGGGCACCGGGTGACCGTGCTCAAGGACGGCCGGACCGTCGGCACCGGACTCGACGCCCGCACGACGCCGACCGCCGACCTGGTCGCGCTGATGGCCGGGCGCAAGGTCGAGACCGTCTTCGGCCCGCGTCACGAGGGGCACGCCAAGACCACGCCGGTGCTCGAAGTCGCGAACCTGGCCCGGACCGGCGAGTTCGAGGACGTCAGCTTCACCGTGCACGCCGGCGAGGTCGTCGGCATCGCCGGGCTGGTCGGCTCCGGCCGCAGCGAGCTGCTGGAGACGATCTTCGGCGCGCGCAAGGCCGACCGCGGGACCGTGGCCGTGCAGGGGAAACCGCTGCGGCCCGGCAGCGTGCTCAACGCCGTCAAGGCCGGCATCGGCCTCGCGCCGGAGGAGCGCAAGAGCCAGGGCCTGCTGCTGGACCTGCCGGTGGTGCACAACGTGACCCTGGCCAGCCTCGGCCGCTACGCCAAGCTCGGCTTCACCGAGCGGTCCCGGGAACTGGACGACGCCGGCGCGAGCCTGCGCCGCCTCGACCTGCGGCCCGCCGATCCCCGGCGGATCGTCCGCACGCTGTCCGGCGGCAACCAGCAGAAGGCCGTGCTCGCGCGGTGGCTGGTCCGCGGGTGCCGGGTGCTGCTGCTCGATGAGCCGACACGCGGCGTCGACGTCGGTGCCCGCGCCGAGCTGTACCGGCTGATCGACGAGCTGGCCGCGACCGGCGTGGCGATCGTGCTGGTGTCCAGCGAAATCCCCGAGGTGCTCGGGCTGTCCGACCGGGTACTGGTGCTGCGCGAGGGCCGCGTCCTCGCCGACCGGCCCTCCGGCGGGCTGACCGAGGCCGAGGTGCTCGACGTGATCCTGGAAGGCAGCGCGGCATGA
- a CDS encoding ROK family transcriptional regulator — MVETRHQTRLLTLLRDEGPMSRVELGERLELPRARVGAEVARLAEVGLVEAAGPSASRGGRRSTLVRLAGDLRVLAVDVGATSVGVAVTDASCEVLAHAVEDCDVRQGPHPVLRRVAALAEKVRDEAPGRLVAAGIGLPGPVSFAEGMAVAPPIMPGWDRFSVRDHLGGLWGCPVAVDNDVNAMALGERHAGVARSTDDLMFVKIGTGIGCGIVLGGKVYRGVAGTAGDIGHIRLDDFGPTCACGEVGCLEAYFGGAALARDGLALARSGRSAHLAEVAADGGAVTARDVGRAAAAGDFGAVNLIRDGGRRLGQVIASLVCFINPGMVVIGGGVAQLGHQLLAEVRSAVYRRSLPLATGNLPIVLSELGETAGVIGAAWSATDRAFTLSS, encoded by the coding sequence ATGGTCGAAACCCGGCACCAGACCCGGCTGCTCACCCTGCTCCGGGACGAAGGCCCGATGTCACGGGTCGAACTGGGGGAGCGGCTCGAGCTGCCGCGGGCGCGGGTCGGAGCTGAAGTGGCGCGGCTCGCGGAGGTCGGGCTCGTCGAGGCCGCGGGGCCCTCGGCCAGCCGGGGCGGGCGGCGGTCGACCCTCGTCCGGCTCGCCGGTGACCTCCGGGTGCTCGCGGTGGACGTCGGCGCGACGTCGGTCGGGGTGGCGGTCACCGACGCCTCCTGCGAGGTGCTCGCGCACGCCGTCGAGGACTGCGACGTGCGGCAGGGGCCGCACCCCGTGCTGCGGCGGGTCGCCGCGCTCGCCGAGAAGGTCCGGGACGAGGCGCCCGGGCGGCTGGTCGCCGCCGGGATCGGGCTGCCGGGGCCGGTCAGCTTCGCCGAGGGCATGGCCGTCGCGCCGCCGATCATGCCGGGGTGGGACCGGTTCAGCGTGCGCGACCACCTCGGCGGCTTGTGGGGCTGCCCGGTGGCGGTGGACAACGACGTCAACGCGATGGCGCTCGGGGAGCGGCACGCCGGGGTCGCGCGCTCGACCGACGACCTGATGTTCGTCAAGATCGGCACCGGGATCGGCTGCGGCATCGTGCTCGGCGGCAAGGTGTACCGCGGGGTCGCGGGCACGGCGGGCGACATCGGGCACATCCGGCTCGACGACTTCGGCCCGACCTGCGCGTGCGGCGAGGTCGGCTGCCTGGAGGCCTACTTCGGCGGCGCGGCGCTGGCCCGCGACGGGCTGGCGCTGGCCCGCAGCGGCCGGTCGGCGCACCTCGCCGAGGTGGCCGCCGACGGCGGGGCGGTCACCGCGCGTGACGTCGGCCGCGCGGCGGCGGCGGGGGACTTCGGTGCGGTCAACCTCATCCGCGACGGCGGGCGCCGGCTCGGCCAGGTCATCGCGTCGCTGGTCTGCTTCATCAACCCGGGGATGGTCGTGATCGGCGGCGGGGTGGCCCAGCTCGGGCACCAGCTGCTGGCCGAGGTGCGCAGCGCGGTGTACCGGCGGTCGCTGCCGCTGGCGACGGGCAACCTGCCGATCGTGCTGTCCGAGCTCGGCGAGACGGCGGGCGTGATCGGCGCGGCCTGGTCGGCCACCGACCGGGCCTTCACGCTCAGCAGCTGA
- a CDS encoding ROK family transcriptional regulator, which yields MAVTGTRRADPASPRTANLAAVLRALRTGPLSRTQLAARCGIAKSAVPGLLTDLAGRGLVRPAGVLPGNGRPSRLVELHGEDAYALALGIEADRLSAVVTDLTGRVLAERVETVDVAALGLQRGMDELAHLAHRVLPGPPVGVAIAVPGLVDSAAAVLRLAPALRWRDAEIAGLMAARLAVPAEAIAVDNDANLGALAESVEGPAELFYLSGGTTVGGGLVSGGAILRGARGFAGEVGHIAVDPSGERCVCGRTGCLETKANLAAVVRAAAPPGDPLHDPALGVEGRVGLLAHRVRRGDQRAVTAVHELGVALGVALSTVVDVLDPDVVVLGGYFAELGEWLVEPVRVELAARPLGHARVVPSRLGLKAPLRGAAHLAAERLFANPTLVEEATV from the coding sequence GTGGCCGTCACCGGGACGAGGCGAGCCGATCCGGCGAGCCCCCGGACCGCGAACCTGGCCGCGGTCCTGCGCGCGCTGCGGACCGGGCCGCTCTCGCGGACGCAGCTGGCCGCCCGGTGCGGGATCGCGAAGTCGGCGGTGCCCGGCTTGCTCACCGACCTCGCCGGGCGCGGGCTGGTCCGGCCCGCCGGGGTCCTCCCCGGCAACGGGCGGCCGAGCCGGCTGGTCGAGCTGCACGGCGAAGACGCCTACGCGCTGGCGCTGGGCATCGAGGCCGACCGGCTGTCGGCGGTGGTCACCGACCTCACCGGCCGGGTGCTGGCCGAACGGGTCGAAACCGTCGACGTCGCCGCGCTCGGCCTGCAGAGAGGCATGGACGAACTCGCCCACCTCGCCCACCGGGTGCTGCCCGGCCCGCCGGTCGGGGTGGCGATCGCGGTGCCCGGGCTGGTCGACTCGGCCGCCGCCGTGCTGAGACTCGCACCGGCGCTGCGCTGGCGGGACGCCGAAATCGCCGGCCTGATGGCGGCGCGGCTGGCCGTCCCGGCCGAGGCCATCGCCGTCGACAACGATGCCAACCTCGGCGCGCTCGCCGAATCGGTCGAGGGTCCCGCGGAGCTGTTCTACCTCAGCGGCGGGACGACCGTCGGCGGCGGGCTCGTCTCCGGCGGCGCCATCCTGCGCGGTGCTCGGGGCTTCGCGGGCGAGGTCGGGCACATCGCCGTCGACCCGTCCGGTGAACGCTGCGTGTGCGGCCGGACCGGCTGCCTGGAAACGAAAGCGAACCTGGCCGCGGTCGTGAGAGCCGCGGCCCCGCCCGGCGATCCGCTGCACGACCCCGCCCTCGGCGTCGAAGGGCGGGTCGGCCTGCTCGCCCACCGCGTCCGGCGAGGCGACCAGCGCGCGGTCACGGCGGTGCACGAACTCGGCGTCGCGCTCGGCGTCGCACTGTCCACTGTGGTCGACGTGCTCGACCCGGACGTCGTCGTGCTCGGCGGCTACTTCGCCGAACTCGGCGAGTGGCTGGTCGAACCGGTCCGCGTCGAGCTCGCCGCCCGGCCGCTCGGCCACGCCCGGGTCGTGCCGTCGCGGCTCGGCCTGAAGGCCCCGCTGCGCGGAGCCGCCCACCTGGCGGCCGAGCGGCTGTTCGCGAACCCGACGCTCGTCGAGGAGGCCACGGTATGA
- a CDS encoding spore photoproduct lyase family protein: MSDAERDRLLAPSRIYVEPAAAELPRGRQVLDRFPDATRVEVDSHWRIPELHGDETNVRRWVRIKREALVLGTKKSLTARPNGRSADFIAPSTSNGCAMACAYCYVPRRKGYSNPITVFANIEQITGYLTRHIGRQGPKPEPNQCDPEAWVYDIGENSDCSVDALISDNVSDLIALFAGQPTAKASFATKYVNRGLLGLSPRGRTRVRFSLMPERPAKLLDLRTSPITDRLQALDDFVEAGYEVHVNLSPVVVYPGWLDDWTALLKDLGDATDAATKAQLAAEIIMLTHNRALHEVNLGWHPKAEQVLWRPDLQETKRSEGGGVNVRYRAGQKRALLDELLDLIAVHAPYLRVRYAF, translated from the coding sequence GTGAGCGACGCCGAACGGGACCGGCTGCTGGCGCCGTCGCGCATCTACGTCGAGCCCGCCGCCGCCGAGCTCCCCCGCGGCCGCCAGGTGCTCGACCGCTTTCCGGACGCGACGCGGGTCGAGGTCGACAGCCACTGGCGGATCCCCGAACTGCACGGCGACGAGACCAACGTCCGGCGCTGGGTGCGGATCAAGCGCGAAGCCCTCGTACTGGGCACCAAGAAGTCGCTCACCGCGCGCCCCAACGGCCGCTCCGCCGACTTCATCGCCCCCTCCACGTCGAACGGCTGCGCGATGGCGTGCGCCTACTGCTACGTCCCGCGGCGCAAGGGTTATTCGAACCCGATCACGGTCTTCGCGAACATCGAGCAGATCACCGGCTACCTGACCCGCCACATCGGCAGGCAGGGCCCGAAGCCGGAGCCGAACCAGTGCGACCCCGAAGCGTGGGTCTACGACATCGGCGAGAACTCCGACTGCTCGGTCGACGCCTTGATCAGCGACAACGTCAGCGACCTGATCGCACTGTTCGCCGGGCAGCCGACCGCGAAGGCGTCGTTCGCCACCAAGTACGTCAACCGCGGCCTGCTCGGTCTGTCCCCCCGCGGCCGCACCCGCGTCCGGTTCTCGCTCATGCCCGAGCGGCCGGCGAAGTTGCTGGACCTGCGCACGAGCCCGATCACCGACCGGCTCCAGGCACTGGACGACTTCGTCGAAGCGGGGTACGAGGTCCACGTGAACCTCAGCCCGGTCGTCGTCTACCCGGGCTGGCTCGACGACTGGACCGCCCTGCTGAAGGACCTCGGCGACGCGACGGACGCGGCCACGAAGGCCCAGCTGGCCGCGGAGATCATCATGCTGACCCACAACCGCGCCCTCCACGAGGTCAACCTCGGCTGGCACCCGAAGGCCGAGCAGGTGCTGTGGCGTCCCGACCTCCAGGAGACCAAGCGCAGCGAGGGCGGCGGCGTCAACGTCCGGTACCGGGCCGGGCAGAAGCGGGCTTTGCTGGACGAGCTGCTGGATCTGATCGCCGTGCACGCGCCCTATCTGCGGGTGCGCTACGCCTTCTGA
- a CDS encoding metallophosphoesterase family protein: MTTNLSRRALFRAAAPAAGATLRPFGRHLAFGADPATQVTVSWQVPGKVTGSYVRVGTSPTTLGAPIAAEARPLESKLSWQQPEEHDFPPHAPATSTQYYLHAKLTGLAPGTTYHYVLGHAGYDPVAADRLGEVASFRTAGTSGAFTFTAAGEQGVGYNAIASNSRVADLAPAFHLALGGLSYAMHEPGDKPASEDFEYDARKWDSFFAQNDPVASGIPWLVTPGHREYEKFHDSNGNGGMRARFAMPDNAWSGSTGIYSWRYHNVGFLSLDAGDVCYRFPAKLDYTAGKQLKWLDAQLGKFRADPAVEFVVVYCNHSVYSTGDRYGAERGAQEKWAPLFDKHGVDLVLTAHNRLYERTDPIKAGKGTKKTGVVNPKTDGTTYVTAGGGGQALDAFYRKAPESYLGHENDSAATMKSYKKGSTTPTVALVTWSRVRYRGYGLVAVDVTPGQLTVRALGEAGDKIDEVVLRRG; this comes from the coding sequence ATGACCACGAACCTTTCCCGGCGCGCGCTGTTCCGGGCCGCCGCCCCGGCCGCCGGGGCCACACTGCGCCCGTTCGGCAGGCACCTGGCGTTCGGCGCGGACCCGGCCACGCAGGTCACCGTGTCGTGGCAGGTGCCCGGCAAGGTGACCGGGTCCTACGTCCGCGTCGGCACTTCGCCGACGACGCTGGGGGCGCCGATCGCCGCCGAAGCGCGCCCGCTGGAGAGCAAGCTGTCCTGGCAGCAGCCGGAGGAGCACGACTTCCCGCCGCACGCGCCGGCCACCTCCACGCAGTACTACCTGCACGCGAAGCTGACCGGGCTGGCGCCGGGCACGACGTACCACTACGTGCTCGGGCACGCGGGTTACGACCCCGTCGCCGCGGACCGGCTCGGGGAGGTCGCGAGCTTCCGCACGGCGGGCACTTCCGGCGCGTTCACCTTCACCGCGGCGGGCGAGCAGGGGGTCGGCTACAACGCGATCGCGTCGAACAGCCGGGTCGCGGACCTCGCCCCGGCGTTCCACCTGGCACTGGGCGGCCTGAGCTATGCGATGCACGAGCCCGGGGACAAGCCCGCCTCGGAGGACTTCGAGTACGACGCGCGGAAGTGGGACTCCTTCTTCGCGCAGAACGACCCGGTGGCGTCCGGGATCCCGTGGCTGGTCACGCCCGGCCACCGTGAGTACGAGAAGTTCCACGACAGCAACGGAAACGGGGGCATGCGGGCCCGGTTCGCCATGCCGGACAACGCGTGGAGCGGGTCCACCGGGATCTATTCGTGGCGCTACCACAACGTCGGGTTCCTGAGCCTCGACGCCGGTGATGTCTGCTACCGCTTCCCGGCCAAGCTCGACTACACCGCCGGCAAACAGCTGAAGTGGCTGGACGCGCAGCTCGGGAAGTTCCGCGCCGACCCGGCCGTCGAGTTCGTCGTGGTCTATTGCAACCACTCCGTGTACAGCACGGGCGACCGCTACGGCGCCGAGCGCGGCGCGCAGGAGAAGTGGGCGCCGCTGTTCGACAAGCACGGCGTCGACCTGGTGCTCACCGCGCACAACCGGCTCTACGAGCGCACCGACCCCATCAAGGCGGGGAAGGGGACCAAGAAGACCGGCGTGGTGAACCCGAAGACCGACGGCACCACCTACGTCACGGCCGGGGGCGGCGGGCAGGCCCTGGACGCGTTCTACCGGAAGGCGCCCGAGAGCTACCTGGGGCACGAGAACGACTCCGCGGCCACGATGAAGTCGTACAAGAAGGGCAGCACGACCCCGACGGTCGCGTTGGTGACGTGGTCACGGGTCCGCTACCGCGGCTACGGGCTGGTGGCGGTGGACGTCACGCCGGGGCAGCTGACGGTGCGCGCGCTCGGCGAAGCCGGCGACAAGATCGACGAAGTGGTGCTGCGGCGCGGGTGA
- a CDS encoding ABC transporter permease, which translates to MTETQAPPQEALPAQRRRFTFSADPRLLGLAGVLVVLCLVGQFTRPELFFTESNISTILRLAAAIGVVSVGMTFVIISGGIDLSVGSMVGLAGVWLTTLATQSYGPFVMVVCGLAVGLGCGLVNGVLVAYGKVVPFIATLAMYVSARGLAERISGRRTQVVADQGFLTFFRGSFLGIPTLIWLFALVFAVGWVVLNRTTFGRRTYAVGGNAEASRLAGINVKRHLALVYGVAGLCCGIAALMVVARTTAGASTNGMFYELDAIAAVVIGGTLLTGGRGSLIGTLIGVLIFTVLSNIFTLNNLDTDIQNIAKGVIIVLAVLLQFRARKARTGP; encoded by the coding sequence ATGACCGAAACCCAAGCACCACCACAGGAAGCGCTTCCCGCGCAGCGGCGGCGGTTCACCTTCTCCGCCGACCCGCGGCTGCTCGGCCTGGCCGGCGTGCTCGTCGTGCTGTGCCTGGTCGGCCAGTTCACCCGGCCCGAATTGTTCTTCACCGAAAGCAACATCTCGACGATCCTGCGGCTGGCCGCCGCGATCGGCGTGGTCAGCGTCGGGATGACGTTCGTGATCATCAGCGGCGGCATCGACCTGTCCGTCGGCTCGATGGTCGGCCTGGCCGGCGTCTGGCTGACGACGCTGGCGACGCAGTCCTACGGGCCCTTCGTGATGGTGGTCTGCGGGCTCGCCGTCGGCCTCGGCTGCGGGCTGGTCAACGGCGTGCTCGTCGCCTACGGCAAGGTCGTGCCGTTCATCGCGACGCTCGCGATGTACGTCTCGGCGCGCGGGCTCGCCGAGCGGATCAGCGGCCGGCGCACCCAGGTCGTCGCCGACCAGGGCTTCCTCACCTTCTTCCGGGGCAGCTTCCTCGGCATCCCGACGTTGATCTGGCTGTTCGCGCTGGTGTTCGCGGTCGGCTGGGTCGTGCTCAACCGGACCACGTTCGGGCGCCGGACGTACGCGGTGGGCGGCAACGCGGAGGCGTCGCGGCTGGCCGGGATCAATGTCAAGCGCCACCTCGCGCTCGTCTACGGCGTGGCCGGGCTGTGCTGCGGGATCGCCGCGCTCATGGTCGTCGCGCGGACGACGGCGGGGGCGTCGACCAACGGCATGTTCTACGAACTCGACGCGATCGCGGCGGTGGTCATCGGCGGCACGCTGCTGACCGGCGGCCGCGGTTCGCTGATCGGCACCCTGATCGGCGTGCTGATCTTCACGGTGCTGTCGAACATCTTCACGCTCAACAACCTGGACACCGACATCCAGAACATCGCCAAAGGCGTGATCATCGTGCTCGCCGTGCTCTTGCAGTTCCGGGCCAGGAAAGCCAGGACCGGTCCGTAG
- a CDS encoding ABC transporter permease subunit encodes MDLTLAAVALAVVIGTGLGVLTYRRRWLGSLATTTTAAFLTIPSIALLGILIGPFGLGLTNVLFALVLYALLPITRNTIVGLRGVDPAVVDAAHGMGLGRVRVLWRVRLPLAWPVILSGIRVSTQITIGIAAIGAYVKGPGLGNEIFDGLGRFGSVNSLNQVLTGTVGIMVLALLFDLAFVLVGKLTAWRRPRARLEAAPGEPTGTGGETIELREVSKLYPGRAVPAVDGLSMRIPAGEIVVLTGPSGCGKTTTMRMINRLVEPTSGVVTIGGTDVSALDLDEHRRHTGYVIQQVGLFPHLRVDANIGVVPRVLGWTRRRIAGRVRELLDVVGLTAEHGLRYPRELSGGQQQRVGVARAMAADPPVLLMDEPFGSTDPITRARLQDELLRLQRQVRKTIVFVTHDFDEALKLGDRIAVLRPRSVLAQYDTPQAILAAPADDYVSAFVGSKRNLKRLALIPVADVPLGPAADGLPSVPATATLRDALDTMVRTGSTAVSLTGNGGVCDVARLVAALEPAVGPPPPAVVETPEKTAAPEKRRRRRLGLLVRPVLLALALLALFLIVRAHPIDSIEQRYLNPGEIFAELGAHLRLTLISTVCTIAIALPLGILLTRAGARWARPIGLGLGNLGQAIPSIGLVVLLALWIGTGTTTAVTALVVYATLPVLRNTIVGLDGVDPTLVDAARGMGMTRTAILWRIELPLAVPVILAGIRTALVLTVASATLATFIDGGGLGGGLVAGIGLYRPMLSLTFGIVVAALALFADWLGLLAEEVLHPRGMQP; translated from the coding sequence GTGGACCTCACCCTCGCCGCGGTCGCGCTGGCCGTGGTGATCGGCACCGGTCTCGGCGTGCTGACCTACCGGCGGCGCTGGCTCGGCTCCCTCGCGACCACGACCACCGCCGCCTTCCTGACCATCCCCTCGATCGCGCTGCTGGGCATCCTGATCGGCCCGTTCGGACTCGGGCTGACCAACGTCCTTTTCGCGCTGGTGCTCTACGCGCTGCTGCCGATCACGCGCAACACGATCGTCGGGCTGCGCGGGGTCGACCCGGCCGTCGTCGACGCTGCCCACGGGATGGGGCTCGGCCGCGTGCGGGTGCTGTGGCGGGTGCGGCTGCCGCTGGCCTGGCCGGTGATCCTGTCCGGCATCCGGGTGTCGACGCAGATCACGATCGGGATCGCGGCCATCGGCGCCTACGTCAAGGGGCCCGGCCTCGGCAACGAGATCTTCGACGGCCTCGGCCGGTTCGGCTCGGTCAACTCCCTCAACCAGGTGCTGACCGGGACGGTCGGGATCATGGTGCTGGCGCTGCTGTTCGACCTGGCGTTCGTGCTCGTCGGCAAGCTGACGGCGTGGCGGCGCCCGCGCGCCCGCCTCGAAGCGGCGCCGGGGGAGCCGACCGGCACCGGCGGCGAGACGATCGAACTGCGCGAGGTCAGCAAGCTCTACCCGGGCCGCGCGGTTCCCGCGGTCGACGGCCTCTCGATGCGGATCCCGGCGGGCGAGATCGTCGTGCTCACCGGCCCGTCGGGCTGCGGCAAGACGACGACCATGCGGATGATCAACCGGCTGGTCGAGCCCACCTCGGGGGTCGTCACGATCGGCGGCACCGACGTCTCGGCGCTCGACCTCGACGAGCACCGGCGCCACACCGGGTACGTCATCCAGCAGGTCGGGCTCTTTCCGCACCTGCGGGTCGACGCCAACATCGGCGTGGTGCCGCGGGTGCTCGGCTGGACCCGGCGGCGCATCGCCGGGCGCGTGCGCGAGCTGCTCGACGTCGTCGGGCTGACCGCCGAGCACGGCCTCCGCTACCCGCGTGAGCTCTCCGGCGGCCAGCAGCAGCGCGTCGGCGTGGCGCGGGCGATGGCCGCGGACCCGCCGGTGCTGCTGATGGACGAGCCGTTCGGCTCCACCGACCCGATCACCCGTGCCCGGCTGCAGGACGAGCTCCTGCGCCTGCAGCGGCAGGTGCGCAAGACGATCGTGTTCGTCACGCACGACTTCGACGAGGCCCTCAAGCTCGGCGACCGGATCGCGGTGCTGCGGCCGCGGTCGGTGCTCGCGCAGTACGACACGCCCCAGGCGATCCTGGCCGCGCCGGCCGACGACTACGTGTCGGCCTTCGTCGGCTCGAAGCGGAACCTCAAGCGGCTCGCGCTGATCCCGGTGGCCGACGTGCCGCTCGGCCCGGCCGCGGACGGGCTGCCGTCCGTACCCGCCACGGCCACGCTGCGGGACGCGCTGGACACGATGGTCCGCACCGGCAGCACCGCGGTCTCGCTGACCGGGAACGGCGGTGTCTGCGACGTCGCCCGCCTGGTCGCGGCGCTCGAGCCGGCCGTCGGACCGCCGCCTCCCGCGGTGGTCGAGACGCCGGAGAAGACCGCGGCGCCGGAGAAGCGGCGGCGCCGCCGGCTGGGGCTGCTCGTGCGCCCGGTCCTGCTCGCCCTCGCGCTGCTGGCGTTGTTCCTGATCGTGCGCGCGCACCCGATCGACTCGATCGAACAGCGCTACCTCAACCCGGGCGAGATCTTCGCCGAACTCGGCGCGCACCTGCGGTTGACGCTGATCTCGACGGTGTGCACCATCGCCATCGCGCTGCCGCTGGGCATCCTGCTCACCCGCGCGGGCGCGCGCTGGGCCCGGCCGATCGGGCTGGGCCTGGGCAACCTCGGCCAGGCGATCCCGTCGATCGGGCTCGTCGTCCTGCTCGCGCTGTGGATCGGCACGGGCACCACGACGGCGGTGACGGCGCTGGTCGTCTACGCGACGTTGCCGGTGCTGCGCAACACGATCGTCGGGCTGGACGGCGTCGACCCGACGCTCGTGGACGCCGCGCGCGGCATGGGCATGACGAGGACGGCGATCCTGTGGCGGATCGAACTCCCGCTGGCGGTCCCGGTGATCCTCGCCGGGATCCGGACGGCGCTGGTGCTCACCGTCGCGAGCGCGACGCTGGCGACGTTCATCGACGGCGGCGGTCTCGGCGGCGGGCTCGTCGCCGGGATCGGGCTGTACCGCCCGATGCTGAGCCTGACCTTCGGCATCGTCGTCGCCGCGCTGGCGCTCTTCGCCGACTGGCTGGGCCTGCTCGCCGAGGAAGTCCTGCACCCGCGCGGAATGCAACCCTAG